The Fibrobacter sp. UWB16 genomic interval GTAGTTGTCGTTACCCATGTAGAAAGAAGCACCGATCTGGAGATCGAGGCCCACCGGAAGGTGGAACACTGCAGCACCAGTAATCTGCTTCATGTCGAGCTTCTGCTTGCCCGATTCGTCCTGGTATTTGAGATAGTTCCAGACAAAGTCATCAGTCTGAAGATCCATGTAGAATTCACCGAAGAACGAGAGGAAGTCAAGAACGTAGAATTCAAGAGCAGCGCTCACGAACGGGAAGGACAAGAATGCCTTGTCCATGGACATGCGGTAACCACCGTTCACGTGAACGAGGAGAGGCATGACATCAACCTTGGAAAGGTCGAACGTCAAAGCGCCACCAACAGTCATAACAGACTTTTCGGAACCGAACGGGAAGGCATAGCCCAAGTCCTTCATAATGAATTCCGGTTCACGAATCCAGACACCCTGCTTGGTGTTCTTGGCGGTGTGGAAAGAATATCTAAAGAATGCGGCGAAGTCGATAGGAACGTCTGCCGGAATCGGAGCACGAGCCTTAATGCTAGCCGTCAAGTTACCAATGTAACCTGTATTTGCACCATAGAGGTCTGCGCCATCGCATGGCGTACCTTGAGCCGTTTCCAAAGCATGGGTATCGGGGTTTTCACGGCAAGTGGTCTTACCCTTGAACCTGTCATAGTAGACCGGCATGGTCACACCGATATCAAAGTAGTCCAAAAGACCGATAGCAAGACCAACGTAAGCGCTGACACCGAGGTAATCAGCAACTTCAGCCTGCTGGCGGGTGAAGCTGTTGTTCATGGCGTAAGGCTGTGTAGCATCGCCAGTCTTGAACATATCGTTACCGAATGCAAAATCACCCAAAGCTGTAAACACAAGCTTGGAATGACCAAGAGACTGAGCAGACTGTGTCTTATTGACACCAGCAAAGCCAGTCTTGTTTATCGTATTGGCATGACCAGCAAAGGCGGTTGATGCCGCCAAAGCTAGGGCCAATCCCATTGCTACTCGTTTCATAGAGTCTCCTTGTTTTGACCAACCCTTGAGTAGAGTTGTACTTATAGTAATGTTTATGTGAAATATAACTCTTTAAAAAAAAGTCCGCACTTTTTGACGTTAGTTTTGATTGATAAATAATACATACTTTTTATTATTTCCGCTTTTATTTATTTTTATTTACAAAACATTCACTTATAAAACGCACTTTCGAAGATTTCCGGATAAATTCGGCACAAACTTGTAAACCCTGATTTACCAATGATAATATGGTCCAAAACTGGTATTTGCAAAATTTTACCTGAAGCGCATAAAATTCGCGTTATAGACATGTCTTCTGGACTCGGTTCCAGCGATCCAGAGGGGTGATTGTGGACAAAAATCACAGAAACAGCGCGATCTTCGATGGCCAAAGCAAAAGCTTCGCGCGGGTGAACAGGTGTTTGATTGACAAGCCCCGTCGTCAATTCATGGACGCGAATGATGTAATTTGCAGAATTCAGCGAAATGACAACCAGATGTTCCTGCGATTCGTATTTCATATACGCCACGCGAGAAAGCACATCTTCGGGGACAGAAACAGGTATCGCCTTGTCGCTTAAAATAAAGCGTCCCGAGAGCTCCAAACAAGCTAAAATCTGTGCGGCTTTGACTTTTCCAAGTCCACGAATGCTCTTAAGACGAGCAAGCGACGGAACTGACGTTTCCAGCGCCAAAAACTCCGAAAGTCGCCTAGAAAGCTCAAAAACACTGCACTC includes:
- the radC gene encoding DNA repair protein RadC — its product is MNHNPVAVFPKPEFNMMPREKLECSGVSALSNEELLAIILGSGSHECSVFELSRRLSEFLALETSVPSLARLKSIRGLGKVKAAQILACLELSGRFILSDKAIPVSVPEDVLSRVAYMKYESQEHLVVISLNSANYIIRVHELTTGLVNQTPVHPREAFALAIEDRAVSVIFVHNHPSGSLEPSPEDMSITRILCASGKILQIPVLDHIIIGKSGFTSLCRIYPEIFESAFYK